A stretch of the Streptomyces venezuelae genome encodes the following:
- a CDS encoding heme-copper oxidase subunit III: protein MSVVATATTVDTGHAHPTVNRPNLVSVGTIIWLSSELMFFAALFAMYFTLRSVMGAEYWTEQASTLNLPFSATNTTILVLSSLTCQLGVFAAERGDVKKLRTWFIITFVMGAIFIGGQVFEYTELVKHEGLSLSSDPYGSVFYLTTGFHGLHVTGGLIAFLLVLGRTYAAKRFTHEQATSAIVVSYYWHFVDVVWIGLFATIYLIK from the coding sequence ATGTCGGTCGTGGCGACAGCAACGACAGTAGATACCGGGCACGCGCACCCGACGGTCAACAGGCCGAACCTCGTCAGCGTCGGAACCATCATCTGGTTGAGTTCCGAGCTGATGTTCTTCGCGGCCCTCTTCGCGATGTACTTCACCCTGCGATCCGTGATGGGCGCCGAGTACTGGACAGAACAGGCTTCGACCCTGAATCTGCCCTTCTCGGCGACGAACACCACGATCCTGGTGCTCTCCTCGCTCACCTGCCAGCTCGGCGTTTTCGCCGCCGAGCGCGGTGATGTGAAGAAGCTCCGGACGTGGTTCATCATCACGTTCGTCATGGGTGCGATCTTCATTGGCGGCCAGGTGTTCGAGTACACCGAGCTGGTCAAGCACGAGGGCCTGAGCCTCTCGTCCGATCCGTACGGTTCGGTCTTCTACCTGACCACCGGCTTCCACGGACTGCATGTGACGGGCGGACTCATCGCCTTCCTGCTCGTCCTGGGCCGGACGTACGCGGCCAAGAGGTTCACCCACGAACAGGCCACCTCGGCCATCGTCGTGTCCTACTACTGGCACTTCGTCGATGTCGTCTGGATCGGCCTCTTCGCCACGATCTACCTGATCAAGTAG
- a CDS encoding c-type cytochrome, which yields MKKLSARRRHPLAAVVVLLLALAATGGLYAAFAPAGKAQADETAQSLAIEEGKKLYAVGCASCHGAGGQGSSDGPSLVGVGSAAVDFQVSTGRMPAQQPGAQVPKKPNIYTQAQIDQLAAYIASLGAGPITPTEKQYDPAGADIAKGGELFRNNCAQCHNFTGEGGALTHGKYAPNLEDVSPKHIYEAMLTGPQNMPSFPDSTMPEQAKKDIIAYLQHVNGEYSTNPGGLKLGGLGPVSEGLFGWVFGLGALIAVAVWVGAHTAKAKKS from the coding sequence GTGAAAAAGCTCTCCGCACGACGACGCCATCCGCTGGCGGCGGTCGTCGTTCTACTCCTCGCGCTGGCGGCCACTGGGGGGCTGTACGCCGCCTTCGCCCCCGCGGGCAAGGCGCAGGCCGATGAAACCGCCCAGTCCCTCGCCATCGAGGAGGGCAAGAAGCTCTACGCCGTGGGTTGCGCAAGCTGCCATGGAGCCGGCGGTCAGGGTTCCTCTGACGGCCCGAGCCTGGTGGGCGTCGGCTCTGCAGCCGTCGACTTCCAGGTGAGCACGGGCCGTATGCCCGCCCAGCAGCCCGGCGCCCAGGTGCCGAAGAAGCCCAACATCTACACCCAGGCCCAGATTGACCAGCTGGCCGCGTACATCGCCTCCCTCGGTGCCGGCCCGATCACGCCGACCGAGAAGCAGTACGACCCTGCCGGTGCCGACATCGCCAAGGGTGGCGAACTGTTCCGCAACAACTGCGCGCAGTGCCACAACTTCACCGGCGAGGGCGGTGCGCTCACGCACGGCAAGTACGCCCCCAACCTTGAGGACGTCTCGCCGAAGCACATCTACGAGGCCATGCTCACCGGCCCGCAGAACATGCCTTCCTTCCCGGACTCGACCATGCCGGAGCAGGCAAAGAAGGACATCATCGCGTACCTCCAGCACGTGAACGGCGAGTACTCGACCAACCCGGGCGGTCTCAAGCTCGGCGGCCTCGGCCCCGTGTCCGAGGGCCTGTTCGGCTGGGTGTTCGGTCTGGGTGCGCTGATCGCTGTCGCCGTCTGGGTCGGGGCCCACACCGCTAAGGCCAAGAAGTCATGA
- a CDS encoding ubiquinol-cytochrome c reductase iron-sulfur subunit, translating to MSSQDIPEENLPSAQDAHHGGVAVADNPFADPGLPAHKPRIQDIDERAAKRSERTVALLFTLSMLATVAFIASFVIFPVDKIVFIWPLGKVSALNFALGLTLGTALFCIGAGAVHWARTLMSDVEVADERHPIAAPADVKAKVLEDFADGARESDIGRRKLIRNTMYGALAMVPLSGVVLLRDLGPLPELKLRKTVWAKGKLLINQNTMEPLRPEDVLVGSLTFAKPEGLEEDSHDYMQQIAKAALMIVRIQPEDIKDKQELEWSHDGIVAYSKICTHVGCPISLYEQQTHHVLCPCHQSTFDLSDGGRVIFGPAGHALPQLRIGVNDEGFLEALGDFEEPVGPAFWERG from the coding sequence ATGAGTAGCCAAGACATTCCCGAAGAGAACCTGCCGAGTGCGCAGGACGCCCACCACGGTGGCGTAGCGGTGGCGGACAACCCGTTCGCCGACCCGGGCCTGCCGGCCCACAAGCCGCGTATCCAGGACATCGACGAGCGGGCCGCCAAGCGCTCCGAGCGCACGGTGGCGCTGCTGTTCACCCTGTCGATGCTCGCGACCGTCGCCTTCATCGCCTCGTTCGTGATCTTCCCGGTCGACAAGATCGTGTTCATCTGGCCCCTCGGCAAGGTGAGCGCGCTCAACTTCGCCCTGGGTCTGACCCTGGGCACGGCCCTGTTCTGCATCGGCGCCGGCGCGGTCCACTGGGCCCGCACCCTGATGTCCGATGTCGAGGTCGCCGACGAGCGTCACCCGATCGCCGCCCCGGCGGACGTCAAGGCCAAGGTCCTGGAGGACTTCGCCGACGGTGCCCGCGAGTCCGACATCGGCCGCCGGAAGCTGATCCGCAACACGATGTACGGCGCGCTGGCCATGGTGCCGCTCTCCGGTGTGGTGCTGCTGCGCGACCTGGGTCCGCTGCCGGAGCTCAAGCTCCGCAAGACCGTCTGGGCGAAGGGCAAGCTGCTCATCAACCAGAACACCATGGAGCCGCTGCGTCCCGAGGACGTGCTGGTCGGCTCCCTGACCTTCGCCAAGCCGGAAGGCCTGGAGGAGGACTCGCACGACTACATGCAGCAGATCGCCAAGGCTGCCCTGATGATCGTCCGGATCCAGCCGGAGGACATCAAGGACAAGCAGGAGCTGGAGTGGTCCCACGACGGGATCGTGGCCTACTCGAAGATCTGCACCCACGTCGGCTGCCCGATCAGCCTGTACGAGCAGCAGACCCACCACGTGCTCTGCCCGTGCCACCAGTCCACCTTCGACCTCTCCGACGGCGGCCGTGTCATCTTCGGTCCGGCCGGTCACGCGCTTCCGCAGCTGCGGATCGGTGTGAATGACGAAGGCTTCCTTGAGGCGCTCGGCGACTTCGAGGAGCCCGTCGGTCCTGCATTCTGGGAGCGCGGATGA
- a CDS encoding cytochrome b, whose product MSTSDNNERKAPRGERVADWADGRLGIYSLAKANMRKIFPDHWSFMLGEICLYSFIIIILTGVYLTLFFHPSMNEVVYHGSYVPMQGVRMSEAFASTLDISFDVRGGLLIRQIHHWAALIFVAAMLVHMMRVFFTGAFRKPREVNWVFGFLLLVLGMFTGFTGYSLPDDLLSGTGVRFMEGAILSVPIVGTYLSFFLFGGEFPGHDFVARFYSIHILLLPGIMLGLVVAHLILVVYHKHTQYPGPGKTNNNVVGMPLLPVYMAKAGGFFFLVFGVIAVIAGIASINPIWALGPYVPDHVSTGAQPDWYMGFSEGLIRAMPGWEINLWGHTLVLGVFIPLVIFPLVLVAIAVYPFIESWVTGDKREHHILDRPRNAPTRTAFGVAWLTWYVILLIAGGNDMFAQFFHLSINAITWFARIGFFLGPVVAFVITKRICLGLQRRDRDKVLHGRETGIIKRLPHGEFVEVHEPLSQAQLHTLTQHEQYQPVEIGPTVDENGVERKVTLTEKLRSKLSQGFYGEGTQIEKPTIEEYKEIQSGHGHH is encoded by the coding sequence ATGAGCACCAGCGACAACAACGAGCGCAAAGCGCCGCGCGGCGAGCGCGTAGCCGACTGGGCGGACGGCCGCCTGGGCATCTACAGCCTCGCCAAGGCGAACATGCGCAAGATCTTCCCGGACCACTGGTCCTTCATGCTGGGTGAGATCTGCCTCTACAGCTTCATCATCATCATCCTCACGGGTGTGTACCTGACGCTGTTCTTCCACCCGAGCATGAACGAGGTCGTGTACCACGGCTCGTACGTGCCGATGCAGGGCGTCCGGATGTCCGAGGCCTTCGCCTCGACCCTGGACATCAGCTTCGACGTCCGCGGCGGTCTGCTGATCCGGCAGATCCACCACTGGGCGGCCCTGATCTTCGTCGCCGCGATGCTCGTGCACATGATGCGCGTGTTCTTCACCGGCGCGTTCCGCAAGCCGCGCGAGGTCAACTGGGTCTTCGGCTTCCTGCTGCTGGTCCTCGGCATGTTCACCGGCTTCACCGGTTACTCCCTGCCGGACGACCTGCTCTCGGGCACCGGTGTCCGCTTCATGGAGGGCGCGATCCTGTCCGTGCCGATCGTCGGCACGTACCTGTCGTTCTTCCTCTTCGGCGGCGAGTTCCCCGGCCACGACTTCGTGGCCCGGTTCTACTCGATCCACATCCTGCTGCTGCCGGGCATCATGCTGGGTCTGGTGGTCGCCCACCTGATCCTCGTCGTGTACCACAAGCACACCCAGTACCCGGGTCCCGGCAAGACGAACAACAACGTCGTCGGCATGCCGCTGCTGCCGGTCTACATGGCCAAGGCCGGAGGCTTCTTCTTCCTGGTCTTCGGTGTCATCGCGGTCATCGCCGGCATCGCCTCGATCAACCCGATCTGGGCACTCGGCCCGTACGTCCCGGACCACGTGTCCACGGGCGCACAGCCGGACTGGTACATGGGCTTCTCCGAGGGCCTGATCCGCGCCATGCCGGGCTGGGAGATCAACCTGTGGGGCCACACCCTGGTCCTGGGCGTGTTCATCCCGCTGGTGATCTTCCCGCTGGTCCTGGTCGCGATCGCGGTGTACCCGTTCATCGAGTCCTGGGTCACCGGTGACAAGCGCGAGCACCACATCCTGGACCGCCCGCGCAACGCTCCGACCCGTACCGCCTTCGGTGTGGCCTGGCTGACCTGGTACGTCATCCTGCTGATCGCCGGTGGAAACGACATGTTCGCGCAGTTCTTCCACCTGTCGATCAACGCCATCACCTGGTTCGCCCGGATCGGCTTCTTCCTCGGCCCGGTCGTCGCCTTCGTGATCACCAAGCGGATCTGCCTCGGCCTCCAGCGCCGGGACCGGGACAAGGTGCTGCACGGTCGTGAGACCGGCATCATCAAGCGCCTGCCCCACGGTGAGTTCGTCGAGGTCCACGAGCCGCTCTCGCAGGCCCAGCTGCACACGCTGACCCAGCACGAGCAGTACCAGCCCGTGGAGATCGGCCCGACGGTCGACGAGAACGGCGTGGAGCGCAAGGTGACACTTACCGAGAAGCTTCGCTCTAAGCTGAGCCAGGGCTTCTACGGCGAGGGAACCCAGATCGAGAAGCCCACAATCGAGGAATACAAGGAGATTCAGAGCGGCCACGGCCACCACTGA
- the trpD gene encoding anthranilate phosphoribosyltransferase has protein sequence MNVVTPAGGGSVADRSWPSVLDALLTGTDLSADDTAWAMDRIMRGEATDAQIAGFAVALRAKGETVAEINGLVRAMYAHANLIEVPGRTVDIVGTGGDGAKTVNISTMSSIVVAGTGAKVVKHGNRAASSASGASDVLEKLGVNLDLTPARVAEVAEQAGITFCFAVKFHPALRHVAAARKELGIRTTFNFLGPLTNPAKVRAQATGVADARMAPIVAGVLAERGSSALVFRGDDGLDELTTTATSRVWWVRDGRVHEQSFDPRDVGIPLVDVSELRGADASYNADVARRLLAGETGPVRDAVLLNSATALVALDPSGGTLEEQLAAGIARAAESIDSGAARAALERWVAASNA, from the coding sequence ATGAACGTTGTGACCCCGGCGGGCGGCGGCAGCGTGGCGGACAGGTCCTGGCCGTCCGTCCTGGACGCCCTCCTCACCGGTACCGACCTGTCCGCCGACGACACGGCCTGGGCGATGGACCGGATCATGCGCGGGGAGGCGACGGACGCCCAGATCGCCGGCTTCGCGGTGGCCCTGCGGGCCAAGGGCGAGACGGTGGCGGAGATCAACGGCCTGGTCCGCGCCATGTACGCGCACGCCAACCTGATCGAGGTCCCGGGCCGCACCGTGGACATCGTCGGCACCGGCGGGGACGGCGCGAAGACCGTCAACATCTCCACCATGTCCTCGATCGTGGTGGCCGGTACGGGTGCCAAGGTGGTCAAGCACGGCAACCGGGCCGCGTCCTCCGCGAGCGGCGCCTCCGACGTGCTGGAGAAGCTCGGCGTCAACCTGGACCTGACCCCCGCCCGGGTGGCGGAGGTCGCCGAGCAGGCCGGCATCACCTTCTGCTTCGCGGTCAAGTTCCACCCGGCGCTGCGGCACGTCGCCGCCGCCCGGAAGGAGCTGGGTATCCGCACCACCTTCAACTTCCTGGGCCCGCTGACGAACCCGGCCAAGGTCCGCGCCCAGGCAACCGGTGTCGCCGACGCCCGGATGGCCCCCATCGTGGCGGGAGTCCTCGCCGAGCGGGGCTCCTCGGCGCTGGTGTTCCGCGGGGACGACGGCCTCGACGAGCTGACCACCACGGCCACCTCCCGGGTCTGGTGGGTCCGGGACGGCCGGGTCCACGAGCAGTCCTTCGACCCCCGGGACGTGGGCATCCCGCTGGTGGACGTCTCCGAACTCCGCGGCGCCGACGCCTCGTACAACGCGGACGTCGCCCGCCGGCTGCTGGCCGGGGAGACCGGCCCGGTCCGGGACGCGGTGCTGCTGAACTCGGCAACGGCGCTGGTCGCGCTGGACCCGTCCGGCGGCACCCTGGAGGAGCAGTTGGCGGCCGGTATCGCCCGGGCCGCCGAGTCCATCGACTCCGGCGCGGCGCGGGCGGCCCTGGAGCGCTGGGTGGCCGCCAGCAACGCCTGA
- a CDS encoding aminotransferase class V-fold PLP-dependent enzyme — MSATLHTATAATAAAATASEPLPVLGGDVTVPLVTGGEVVYAALDYAASAPALQRVWDDVAAYAPYYGSVHRGAGYLSQLSTDLFEQSRATVAEFLDCRPADQVVFTRSTTDSLNLLAAALPAGCQVFVFETEHHASLLPWRDAQVTYLNAPRTPGQAVATLERALADRNPYGPALVCVTGASNVTGELWPVRELAAAAHAHGARIVLDAAQLAPHHPVSVQDLDVDWVAFSGHKLYAPFGSGVLAGRADWLQEAEPYLAGGGASRRVARRADGGVDVEWHTTAARHEAGSPNVIGVYSIASACRALTEAGFEGLVAREQRLIETVRAGLAEVPEVRVLSLFGDEAPRVGVISFVVEGWNSSHFAAALSAEYGIGVRDGLFCAHPLVRTLLGSEPQAQGECGAPEAAPGERSLNAIRVSFGAGTPDEHVERFVAAVRELVAEGAKWQYHTEEGRCVPVS; from the coding sequence ATGTCCGCGACCCTGCACACCGCCACCGCTGCCACCGCTGCCGCCGCCACCGCTTCCGAGCCGCTGCCGGTCCTCGGCGGGGACGTCACCGTCCCGCTCGTCACCGGCGGTGAAGTCGTCTACGCCGCCCTGGACTACGCGGCGAGCGCCCCGGCCCTCCAGCGGGTCTGGGACGACGTCGCCGCCTACGCCCCGTACTACGGCAGCGTGCACCGCGGGGCCGGCTACCTCTCCCAGCTGTCCACCGACCTCTTCGAGCAGAGCAGGGCCACCGTCGCCGAGTTCCTGGACTGCCGGCCCGCCGACCAGGTGGTCTTCACCCGGTCCACCACCGACTCGCTGAACCTGCTGGCCGCCGCCTTGCCGGCCGGCTGTCAGGTCTTCGTCTTCGAGACCGAGCACCACGCCTCGCTGCTCCCGTGGCGCGATGCGCAGGTCACCTACCTCAATGCGCCGCGCACCCCGGGCCAGGCCGTCGCCACCCTGGAGCGGGCCCTCGCCGACCGGAACCCCTACGGTCCCGCCCTCGTCTGCGTCACCGGCGCCTCCAACGTGACCGGTGAGCTGTGGCCGGTCAGGGAACTCGCCGCCGCAGCACACGCCCACGGGGCCAGGATCGTCCTCGACGCCGCCCAGTTGGCCCCGCACCACCCGGTCTCCGTGCAGGACCTGGACGTGGACTGGGTCGCCTTCTCCGGCCACAAGCTGTACGCGCCGTTCGGCTCGGGCGTGCTGGCCGGCCGCGCGGACTGGCTCCAGGAGGCCGAGCCGTACCTGGCGGGCGGCGGGGCCTCCCGCCGGGTGGCCCGGCGCGCGGACGGCGGGGTGGACGTGGAGTGGCACACCACGGCCGCCCGGCACGAGGCCGGCTCCCCGAACGTGATCGGCGTCTACTCCATCGCCTCGGCCTGCCGGGCCCTGACCGAGGCCGGGTTCGAGGGTCTGGTCGCCCGCGAGCAGCGGCTCATCGAAACGGTCCGGGCGGGCCTGGCCGAGGTCCCCGAGGTCCGGGTGCTCTCCCTGTTCGGGGACGAGGCTCCGCGGGTGGGGGTCATCTCCTTCGTGGTGGAGGGCTGGAACAGCTCGCACTTCGCGGCGGCGCTCTCGGCCGAGTACGGCATCGGCGTCCGCGACGGCCTGTTCTGCGCGCACCCGCTGGTCCGCACCCTGCTCGGCAGCGAGCCGCAGGCCCAGGGCGAATGCGGAGCCCCGGAGGCGGCCCCCGGCGAGCGCTCTCTGAACGCGATCCGGGTCAGCTTCGGCGCGGGCACCCCCGACGAGCACGTGGAGCGCTTCGTGGCCGCGGTCCGTGAACTGGTCGCCGAGGGCGCCAAGTGGCAGTACCACACGGAGGAAGGCCGCTGCGTGCCGGTTTCCTGA
- a CDS encoding Lrp/AsnC family transcriptional regulator codes for MITAIVLIKTSVDRIPEIAESIARLENVSEVYSVTGTYDLIALVRVARHDDLADIIPGSISKIQGVEATDTHVAFRTYSQHDLEAAFAIGLDA; via the coding sequence GTGATCACCGCGATCGTGCTCATCAAGACCAGCGTGGACCGCATTCCCGAGATCGCCGAGTCGATCGCCCGGCTGGAGAACGTCAGCGAGGTCTACTCGGTCACCGGCACCTACGACCTGATCGCCCTGGTCCGGGTGGCCCGGCACGACGACCTCGCGGACATCATCCCCGGCAGCATCAGCAAGATCCAGGGCGTCGAGGCCACCGACACCCACGTCGCGTTCCGCACGTACTCGCAGCACGACCTGGAAGCGGCCTTCGCCATCGGCCTGGACGCGTAA
- a CDS encoding rhomboid family intramembrane serine protease: MIVRWRTVREAARGPVVTHALIAGCAVVFLLGPASGMNPGYGTGEALEAAGTAYFRRWGVVPAELFTGTGRELLTPLTALFIHGSWLHLLGNMLFLYVFGAMTEERMGRAEFLLFSLCTGYLSLVAYAAANAASTETLVGASGAISAVLGAFLCLFPRSRVTSLFPFLFFLPLRFPAWMVLLFWFALQWFAAHRAGSGPGVAYLAHLVGFSLGFLYAWVRYRHMDRVRRPATATEGDSQP, from the coding sequence ATGATCGTAAGGTGGCGGACCGTGCGCGAGGCCGCCCGGGGCCCGGTGGTCACGCATGCGCTCATCGCAGGCTGCGCCGTGGTCTTCCTGCTCGGCCCGGCCTCCGGCATGAATCCCGGCTACGGGACGGGCGAGGCGCTGGAGGCGGCCGGGACGGCGTACTTCCGGCGCTGGGGGGTGGTCCCCGCCGAGCTGTTCACCGGCACCGGCCGGGAACTGCTGACCCCGCTGACGGCCCTGTTCATCCACGGCAGCTGGCTGCACCTGCTGGGGAACATGCTGTTCCTCTACGTCTTCGGCGCGATGACGGAGGAGCGGATGGGCCGGGCGGAGTTCCTGCTCTTCTCCCTCTGTACGGGCTATCTGTCGCTGGTGGCGTACGCGGCGGCCAACGCGGCCTCGACGGAGACCCTGGTGGGGGCCTCCGGGGCGATCTCGGCGGTGCTCGGCGCCTTCCTCTGCCTGTTCCCGCGCTCCCGGGTGACCAGCCTGTTCCCGTTCCTGTTCTTCCTGCCGCTGCGCTTCCCGGCCTGGATGGTGCTGCTGTTCTGGTTCGCCCTCCAGTGGTTCGCGGCGCACCGCGCGGGCAGCGGGCCGGGCGTCGCCTACCTGGCCCACCTGGTCGGGTTCTCACTGGGGTTCCTGTACGCCTGGGTGCGGTACCGGCATATGGATAGAGTGAGGAGACCAGCGACGGCCACCGAGGGAGACAGCCAGCCGTGA
- a CDS encoding NYN domain-containing protein, producing the protein MVEPASGAEPAGAAGDAAEVLDRPLPEGVRRRVVALVSDAFGGLTVADLPAQLRQYARFTPTRRAKFAGNAMAAAVETDAVFRGRVAEKVREAQPELAGALDSGAPPAAADPLDVAAAAYVLRPAGWVKLVAAAGEEAQRADAERVGEESRRELERLREELAAARETQRTGAEQLRTELEAARREAESLQRKLRSALSDVKRGEAALRKTAAEIEGIRGEAAAQVAAAESESRRLKARLGETEAALEASRRATREGRSVEDMRLRLLLDTVLDAAQGLRRELALPPVSTRPADTVDAVEPGRMTPKDIAARALSETDPALLDQLLALPQAHLVVDGYNVTKTGYPTMPLEKQRLRLLGGLSMLAAQTGAEMTCVFDGAELAAPVLLAPPRGVRVLFSKPGVTADELIRQLVRAEPPGRPVVVVSTDREVADGVAQAGARPVASVLLLKRLSRVS; encoded by the coding sequence ATTGTGGAGCCAGCGAGCGGCGCTGAGCCGGCCGGTGCCGCCGGCGACGCCGCGGAGGTCCTCGACCGCCCGCTGCCGGAAGGCGTGCGGCGCCGGGTCGTTGCGCTCGTCTCGGACGCCTTCGGCGGCCTGACGGTCGCGGACCTGCCCGCACAGCTGCGCCAGTACGCCCGGTTCACCCCCACCCGCCGTGCCAAGTTCGCCGGCAATGCGATGGCCGCGGCCGTGGAGACGGACGCCGTCTTCCGCGGCCGGGTCGCCGAGAAGGTCCGCGAGGCGCAGCCGGAACTGGCCGGTGCCCTGGATTCGGGCGCTCCGCCGGCCGCCGCCGATCCGTTGGACGTGGCGGCTGCCGCGTATGTGCTGCGCCCGGCCGGCTGGGTGAAGCTGGTGGCCGCGGCCGGCGAGGAGGCGCAGCGCGCCGATGCCGAACGGGTCGGCGAGGAGAGCCGGCGCGAGCTGGAGCGGCTGCGCGAGGAGCTGGCCGCCGCCCGGGAGACGCAGCGTACCGGCGCGGAGCAGCTGCGGACCGAGCTGGAGGCCGCCCGCAGGGAAGCCGAATCGCTTCAGCGAAAGCTCCGCAGTGCCCTCAGCGATGTGAAGCGCGGCGAGGCCGCGCTGCGCAAGACCGCGGCCGAGATCGAGGGCATCCGCGGTGAGGCGGCGGCGCAGGTGGCCGCCGCGGAGAGCGAGAGTCGGCGGCTCAAGGCGCGGCTGGGGGAGACGGAGGCGGCCCTGGAGGCCTCCCGCCGGGCCACCCGGGAGGGCCGCAGTGTCGAGGACATGCGGCTGCGGCTGCTGCTGGACACCGTGCTGGACGCGGCCCAGGGGCTGCGCCGGGAGCTCGCGCTGCCCCCGGTGTCGACCCGTCCGGCCGATACGGTCGATGCGGTGGAGCCGGGCCGGATGACCCCGAAGGACATCGCGGCGCGGGCCCTGTCGGAGACCGATCCGGCGCTGCTGGACCAGTTGCTGGCGCTCCCTCAGGCGCATCTGGTGGTCGACGGCTACAACGTGACCAAGACCGGCTATCCGACGATGCCGCTGGAGAAGCAGCGGCTGCGGCTGCTGGGCGGGCTGTCGATGCTGGCCGCCCAGACCGGTGCCGAGATGACCTGTGTGTTCGACGGGGCCGAGCTGGCCGCCCCGGTGCTGCTGGCCCCGCCGCGGGGTGTGCGGGTGCTGTTCTCCAAGCCGGGGGTGACGGCAGACGAGCTGATCCGGCAGCTGGTGCGGGCCGAGCCGCCGGGCCGTCCGGTGGTCGTGGTGTCCACGGACCGGGAGGTCGCCGACGGGGTGGCGCAGGCCGGTGCCCGGCCGGTCGCCTCGGTGCTGCTGCTCAAGAGGCTTTCGCGCGTCTCGTAA
- a CDS encoding NlpC/P60 family protein has protein sequence MASHRRPKQPNRARVSFLTAAAAAAVALSSQAAVAAPAKPGKDEVKAKVDALYEEAEKATEKFNGAKEQQEKLEKQIGQLQDQVARGQGELNELRNTLGSMASAQYRTGGIDPSLALFLSSDPEDYLDQAAALDQLSGQQVEAVQKIQAKQRTLAQQRQEAAGKLKDLDATRKELGDKKQTIQGKLAEAQKLLNTLTAQERAQLKDEDTRASRDDSARANLGSVKASGRAGAALAAAKTKLGSAYISGHEGPNSFDCSGLTQWAYKQAGVGITRTTWTQAKEGTRIPISQLQPGDLVFFYSDLHHVGLYAGNGMTLHASNPRGGVKYEKISYMEPQFGVRI, from the coding sequence GTGGCGTCCCACCGTCGACCCAAGCAGCCGAACCGCGCTCGCGTGTCCTTCCTCACGGCCGCCGCCGCGGCAGCCGTCGCGCTCTCCTCGCAGGCCGCAGTGGCCGCCCCGGCCAAGCCCGGCAAGGACGAGGTCAAGGCGAAGGTCGACGCCCTCTACGAGGAGGCCGAGAAGGCCACCGAGAAGTTCAACGGGGCCAAGGAGCAGCAGGAGAAGCTCGAGAAGCAGATCGGCCAGCTCCAGGACCAGGTGGCCCGCGGCCAGGGCGAGCTCAACGAGCTCCGGAACACGCTCGGTTCGATGGCCTCCGCGCAGTACCGCACCGGCGGCATCGACCCCTCCCTCGCCCTCTTCCTCTCCAGTGACCCCGAGGACTACCTCGACCAGGCCGCCGCCCTCGACCAGTTGAGCGGCCAGCAGGTGGAGGCCGTGCAGAAGATCCAGGCCAAGCAGCGCACCCTCGCGCAGCAGCGCCAGGAGGCCGCCGGCAAGCTCAAGGACCTCGACGCCACCCGCAAGGAACTCGGCGACAAGAAGCAGACCATCCAGGGCAAGCTCGCCGAGGCGCAGAAGCTCCTCAACACCCTCACCGCGCAGGAGCGGGCGCAGCTGAAGGACGAGGACACCCGGGCCAGCCGGGACGACAGCGCGCGCGCCAACCTGGGCAGCGTGAAGGCCTCGGGCCGCGCGGGCGCCGCCCTCGCCGCCGCCAAGACCAAGCTGGGCAGCGCGTACATATCGGGCCACGAGGGCCCCAACTCCTTCGACTGCTCCGGCCTGACCCAGTGGGCCTACAAGCAGGCCGGGGTGGGCATCACCCGCACCACCTGGACGCAGGCCAAGGAAGGCACCCGCATCCCCATCAGCCAGCTCCAGCCCGGCGACCTGGTGTTCTTCTACAGCGACCTGCACCACGTCGGCCTGTACGCCGGCAACGGCATGACCCTGCACGCCTCGAACCCGCGCGGCGGAGTCAAGTACGAGAAGATCAGCTACATGGAGCCCCAGTTCGGCGTCCGGATCTAG